In Anolis carolinensis isolate JA03-04 unplaced genomic scaffold, rAnoCar3.1.pri scaffold_15, whole genome shotgun sequence, the DNA window agctgctgaacttgcagcccgaaagtcacaggtttgaatctggggagcggagtgagcacttgctattagccccagcttctaccagacttgcagttcgaaagcatgcaaaatacctagtgatctactcatactctgggggttggtgctcatctccatttctatgccgaagagccggcgttgtccatatacacctccaagatcatgactgcatgaggcgccaatgttaccttcccgccagagcagtacctattgatctactcacactctgggcggtggggctcatctccatttctaagccgaagaaccggcgttgtccatagacacctccaaggtcattactacatggagcgccattaccgtcccaccagagcagtacctattgatctactcacactctaggcggtggggctcatctccatttctaagccgaagaaccggcgttgtccatagacacctccaaggtcatgactgcatggagcgccattaccatccctctggagcagtacctattgatctactcacactctgggcgttggtgctcatctccatttctaagccgaagagccggcgttgtccatagacacctccaaggtcatgactgcatggagcgccattaccatccctctggagcagtacctattgatctactcacactctgggggttggtgctcatctccatttctaagccgaagagccggcgttgtccatagacacctccaagatcatgactgcatgaggcgccaatgttaccttcctgccagagcagtacctattgatctactcacactctgggcgttggtgttcatctccatttctaagccgaagaaccggcgttgtccatagacacctccaaggtcatgactgcatggagcgccattaccgtcCCGTCatagcagtaactattgatctactcacctttgcatgttttcaaacttctaggttgttAGAAGCTGTCAAAATGAGATGTAAACTCTCAGGATAGGcccattgtatttttttttctccttgtgtACAAAGTTCATGATCTGGCAAGGAAATTTAAGATGGGAATCCGATGGAAATCGTCGTCGGGAGCAAGTGCTTTGCTCTCCGCGAGATGAGGATTGTctcctgcctgcgcttggccatTCTCCTATCATCCGACTGAAATAAAAGGCTTCCTCCTTATCTcctggagaaagaaaaagagccgATTGCTTATCTTGGCGTTTGCAGGAGGGAAGAGCTGGCGGAGGAATTAAATGTTAATGCCCTTCATGGCTCCGTTCGGCTAAGAAAACGTGATCTCGCCCGATTCTTCCATTCGGGGCTCTCCTTGAAAGAGTTGCCCTTTTGATTATATCCTCTTATCTCAGGTTGGGCTGAGCGAATCTCCCATCCAGCTGAATTATTGATAGTTTGCAGTGTTTTTGGGGAGATTTGAGTGAATTTAAGGCTCGgattcaaaggggggggggggtggggtgttgtatttttaattatttcctcCCTGAGCAAAAACTGCCGCACCAGCAGACCTTGGCGCCCAGAGGGGAGCGAGAGCGGGAATGGCGAATAAATGgcttttttcccccctttattAAATCCCAGAGATTAGCTCGAGAAATTGGGCTCTGCTGCTTTTCTAGAGGGTCAGCGTTTCTGTCTTCCCATTAGGCTCCGGCGGCGACGTGGGCGGAATCGTTTGCAGGCAATGCTTAATTAGGCCGCGGGATGCATTTTTTTCGACACAAAAGAAGGCCTCAAAGTGGGCCACACGGGTTGGGAAAATCCTCTGGATTCACAGGATCAGAAAGGCATCCAATACACTGGGCCCACCAAGGATAgcatcataataatattaataactagctgtgcccggccacgcgttgctgtgttgaagtatggtggtatgggaaataaagtattgaggaattggtggtagttaaggtaaagggtaaaggtgtggagtccagataatccagttaaagcagataatatctatatatataaaagggtaatgaaatttcggcctaggacaaaacaacaaagctacacatcccagaaacactaaacttggcagcacaacccctcatccatgcctctaggttcatacaacaaaaagaaaagaaaaattaagtcctaattagagggagaggaataattgtttttatcccattgttgccagttagaaggctaagctaagctctgcccacttggtctcctagcaacccactcagcccaggggacaggcagagttaggcctcatttaggcctcttccacactgcctataaaatacagattatctgatttgaactggattatatggcagtgtagactcagggcccttccacacaggtatataacccatttataatggacttaatgtctggggaaaacctttaccctttaccttaactaccaccaattcctcaatactttatttcccgtaccaccagacttcgccacagcaacgcgtggccgggcacagctagtaagattataaataataataataataataataattttatttttgtaccccgccaccatctccccagagggacttggggcggcttacagatataaaaccagcatacaataatatcaaatacaaaaacacacaaataaatttaaaaggcattaaaaaatcacgggttctatagctgtgtggaagggccttgagtctccactgccatctaatccagttaaaatctgctaatctgtattttataggcagtgtggaagaggcctaagtgaggcctaactctgcctgacccctgggtgagtgggttgctaggagaccaagtgggcagagcttagccttctatctggcagcaattggataaaaacaattattcctctccctctaattaggactttatttttcttttctttttcttgtatcaacctagaggcatggatgaggggttgtgctgtcaattttcgaggttggggggcctatagttttgttgttttgtcggtcgccaggattccatcactcttttatatatatagactagctgtgcccggccacgtgttgctgtggcaaagtatttctgttttgtttttgtttgtttgtctgttggaggcaagtatgaatgctgcaattagcatgtaatggcattgcagctttaaagcctggctgattcctgcctgggtgaatcctttgttgggatgtgttagttggccttgtttgtttcttttttttaaaataattttttattgaaaaaaaaaccccgatttatatacataaaagtaggggaacaatataggtacagtagagtctcacttgtccaacactcgcttatccaacgttctggattatccaacacatttttgtagtcaatgttttcaatacatcatgatattttggtgctaaattcatggctatgtgcccaggcttttaacgaataaatgataaagacgaaccagattgttatatggataaagttggaggatattggacgaacggattttaagcatatgttttatgttttatattttatactgtatttaattagttgtaatatatttttatatgttgttatttttaatgatgtatcggcatcgaattgttgccaattgtacgccgccctgagtccctccgggtgagaatggcggaatagaaatatttgaaataaataaataaatacagtactgtataggaaagtaggaaaacagcaaaaaaaaaaagaaaaatgagaagaGGAAAAAAGGGTGAGATTAGGAAAAGGGGTATTTGATGGCTTccgttcttcttcctcctcctgtaaGATAATAGTTTAGCACTGTCAATGTaaaaactaaatacagtagagtctcactaatccaacataaacgggctgtccaaaaacaagccattagaacaaatTCTAATTGAGCAGGTTCAGTTTGGACACTATAACCAGATACCTGCTTTGAaacgtttttgttttttttttccttttcagtgcTCAGCGACCCGCAGACGCGTGCCATCTACGACATTTATGGAAAGAGAGGCCTTGAAATGGAAGGATGGGAGGtaagatgggaaggaaggaagggagggagggaggaaggaaggaaggaaggaaggaaggaaggaaggaaggaaggaaggaagtaaggaaggaagggggaagtatgaaagaaaggaaagaagagggcaaaggtgtatgagggaaaccgaggaaggaaggaaggagccacaAAGAGAGCTTGGCCACCATTGCCAGAGCATTGACATGTTGACATTGTAGGCCTTCCTTCTCATAGAATCGTGGACTcatagagtaataataataataataataataataataaccttatttatatcccgccgccacctcccagagggactcggggcggctcatagaACACTCAAGCTGTgacatacaaaacacaataagtGCAAAACGAAATGTAGACAATAAACAAACACAACATCATCAATTCGCACtaggaagagacctcgtgggccatccagcccaaccccctgtcaagaagcagggaaatagtCAATGAGCAAAAGTATCTACCTTCGCCTTCAAGACAAAACACTCACACAGCTTTCTGGTGCCCCTAGCAGAGCAGCTAACCTACAGGAGTCAAGCACACACTCGGCTTTCTAGTGCAATCTAAGACAAGGCTTACCTGAAGTAAGGGAGCAAAGGCGGCCTCTTGCTTCTTCAGCTTGACCTCCTTCCGCTTGTTCTTCAGATACTACCATATTGGGTAGACTAGGCTTCTCTAATCACCATCCCATTGGATGTATGCTTCTTGGTTCATTTTGTCAATCACACACTCGGCTTGCTAGTGCAATCTAAGTCAAGGCTTACCTGAAATAAGGGAGCAAAGGCGGCCTCTTGCTTCTTCAGCTTGACCTCCTTCCGCTTGTTCTTCAGATACTACCATATTGGGTAGACTAGGCTTCTCTAATCACCATCCCATTGGATGTATGCTTCTTGGTTCATTTTGTCAATCACACACTCGGCTTGCTAGTGCAATCTAAGTCAAGGCTTACCTGAAATAAGGGAGCAAAGGCGGCCTCTTGCTTCTTCAGCTTGACCTCCTTCCGCTTGTTCTTCAGATACTACCATATTGGGTAGACTAGGCTTCTCTAATCACCATCCCATTGGATGTATGCTTCTTGGTTCATTTTGTCAATCACACACTCGGCTTTCTAGTGCAATCTAAGTCAAGGCTTACCTGAAATAAGGGAGCAAAGGCGGCCTCTTGCTTCTTCAGCTTGACCTCCTTCCGCTTGTTCTTCAGATACTACCATATTGGGTAGACTAGGCTTCTCTAATCACCATCCCATTGGATGTATGCTTCTTGGTTCATTTTGTCAATCACACACTCGGCTTGCTAGTGCAATCTAAGTCAAGGCTTACCTGAAATAAGGGAGCAAAGGCGGCCTCTTGCTTCTTCAGCTTGACCTCCTTCCACTTGTTCTTCAGAGATTGCCATATTGGGTAGGGCTAGGCTTCTCTTATCACCATCCCATTGGATGTATGCCTCTTGGTTCATTTTGTCAAGCATACACTCGGCTTTCTAGTGCAATTTAAGACAAGGCTTACCTGAAGTAAGGGAGCAAAGGTGGCCTCTTGCTTCTTCAGTCTGAACTCCTTCCGCTTGTTCTTCAGAGATGGCCATATTGTGTAGACTAGGCTTCTCTAAATACCATCCCATTGGATATATCTTTCTTGGTTCATTTTGTCTTAGGTGGTGGAGAGGCGGAGGACGCCCGCCGAAATCCGGGAGGAGTTTGAGCGCCTGCAGAGAGAGCGGGAGGAGAGGCGGCTGCAGCAGCGGACCAACCCCAAGGTAAGCGGGTGGACCCCAAAGCAAGGAGACCGGGGAcaagaactggggggggggggggggtctcaggtTTTGGGGTTCAAGTGTAGTCTTTCCTGTGTTGGAAAGCATCAACCTATTATATAGgctaaactagctgtgcccggccacgcgttgctgcggctaggactttatttttctttttgttgtatgaacgtacaggcatggatgagaggttgtgctgtcaattttcgaggttgtggggcgtttagtttagttgttttgtccggtgccgtgatgccattacccttttatatatatagatagatataatatcaataataataatagctttaggttttgtggctcgaggtgggtcacACCACagccaaaacacacaaacattgcaaaagttCTAAAAACATGCATATTATCatcataataaatttatttatttatttatttatttttatttatttcatcatttcaaatgaataataaaactttatttttattccgccctatctccccaaggggactcatattaaaatgtagttctataaaagataagaagaagaggagaaggagaggaagtttttttttatattatgctttactaataatataatatattgtatatacatataatatattgataataatattataacgcaatacaatataataataatacactattataactgtgtattacatgtaatattactaataatattgcaatatgatggtatagtacaatatagtcattgtgctatattaataatatattgtatatacatataatatttataatattataatgtaatacaatataataatacactattataattgtaaatttcatgtaatattactaataatattgcaatataatggcATAGTACAACATAGTCATTGTGCTATgcaaataatacattgtatatacatataatattgataatattataaaacCTAAAGCTATTATTGATAATATATTGTTAGCATGGCACaatgactatattgtactataacactatattgcaatattattagtaatattacatgcaatatacaattataacagtctattattattatactagctgtgcccggccacgcgttgctgtggcgaagtaaagtattgaggaattggtgggggttggtgctcatctccatttctaagccgaagagccgacattgtccatagacacctccaaggtcatatggccagcatgactgcatggaacgccgttaccttcccaccggagcagtacctattcatctactctcatttgcatgttttcgaatttctgggttagcagaagctggggctaacagtgggggctctctccgttcccccaattcaaacctgtggcctttcagtccagaagttcagcagctcagcgctttaacacgctgcgctatcaggggatattatttcctaaagcttgtgaatatacaatatttctgggtttttttggaagcaagtatgaatgctgcaattggggaaaatgattagccttgcagctttaaagcctggctgtttcctccctgagtgaattttttgttgggaggtgttagctggcccagattatttcctgtctggaattcccttgttttcagattggtgtttgagatattttatgtgcttctactgtctgtggccctcagaaaacagaggatttgccagactttggcgatgggaatactttgttgggaggtgttagctggccctgattgtttcctgggtggaattccactgttttcaaagtgttgttctttatttagtgttctgattgtagagattgtattgttctgttttattatttatttagccttctaactggcagcaattggataaaaacaatcattcctctccctctaattaggactttatttttcttttctttttgttgtatgaatgtcgaggcatggatgaggggttgtgttgtcaaatttcgaggttcgggggcctgtagttttgttgttttgtccgctgccctgatgccatcactcttttatatatatagattgtattaatttattataatattatcatcaatattatatgtatatacaatatattataagtaAAGCATAATATTAAAAAAACTTATATCTATAAGTATCAAAGTGAAGAAGACGGGGGCTTTTTTCCCACTCTTAAGGCCCCGCAAGGAAAGGCAACGGCCGCNNNNNNNNNNNNNNNNNNNNNNNNNNNNNNNNNNNNNNNNNNNNNNNNNNNNNNNNNNNNNNNNNNNNNNNNNNNNNNNNNNNNNNNNNNNNNNNNNNNNNNNNNNNNNNNNNNNNNNNNNNNNNNNNNNNNNNNNNNNNNNNNNNNNNNNNNNNNNNNNNNNNNNNNNNNNNNNNNNNNNNNNNNNNNNNNNNNNNNNNNNNNNNNNNNNNNNNNNNNNNNNNNNNNNNNNNNNNNNNNNNNNNNNNNNNNNNNNNNNNNNNNNNNNNNNNNNNNNNNNNNNNNNNNNNNNNNNNNNNNNNNNNNNNNNNNNNNNNNNNNNNNNNNNNNNNNNNNNNNNNNNNNNNNNNNNNNNNNNNNNNNNNNNNNNNNNNNNNNNNNNNNNNNNNNNNNNNNNNNNNNNNNNNNNNNNNNNNNNNNNNNNNNNNNNNNNNNNNNNNNNNNNNNNNNNNNNNNNNNNNNNNNNNNNNNNNNNNNNNNNNNNNNNNNNNNNNNNNNNNNNNNNNNNNNNNNNNNNNNNNNNNNNNNNNNNNNNNNNNNNNNNNNNNNNNNNNNNNNNNNNNNNNNNNNNNNNNNNNNNNNNNNNNNNNNNNNNNNNNNNNNNNNNNNNNNNNNNNNNNNNNNNNNNNNNNNNNNNNNNNNNNNNNNNNNNNNNNNNNNNNNNNNNNNNNNNNNNNNNNNNNNNNNNNNNNNNNNNNNNNNNNNNNNNNNNNNNNNNNNNNNNNNNNNNNNNNNNNNNNNNNNNNNNNNNNNNNNNNNNNNNNNNNNNNNNNNNNNNNNNNNNNNNNNNNNNNNNNNNNNNNNNNNNNNNNNNNNNNNNNNNNNNNNNNNNNNNNNNNNNNNNNNNNNNNNNNNNNNNNNNNNNNNNNNNNNNNNNNNNNNNNNNNNNNNNNNNNNNNNNNNNNNNNNNNNNNNNNNNNNNNNNNNNNNNNNNNNNNNNNNNNNNNNNNNNNNNNNNNNNNNNNNNNNNNNNNNNNNNNNNNNNNNNNNNNNNNNNNNNNNNNNNNNNNNNNNNNNNNNNNNNNNNNNNNNNNNNNNNNNNNNNNNNNNNNNNNNNNNNNNNNNNNNNNNNNNNNNNNNNNNNNNNNNNNNNNNNNNNNNNNNNNNNNNNNNNNNNNNNNNNNNNNNNNNNNNNNNNNNNNNNNNNNNNNNNNNNNNNNNNNNNNNNNNNNNNNNNNNNNNNNNNNNNNNNNNNNNNNNNNNNNNNNNNNNNNNNNNNNNNNNNNNNNNNNNNNNNNNNNNNNNNNNNNNNNNNNNNNNNNNNNNNNNNNNNNNNNNNNNNNNNNNNNNNNNNNNNNNNNNNNNNNNNNNNNNNNNNNNNNNNNNNNNNNNNNNNNNNNNNNNNNNNNNNNNNNNNNNNNNNNNNNNNNNNNNNNNNNNNNNNNNNNNNNNNNNNNNNNNNNNNNNNNNNNNNNNNNNNNNNNNNNNNNNNNNNNNNNNNNNNNNNNNNNNNNNNNNNNNNNNNNNNNNNNNNNNNNNNNNNNNNNNNNNNNNNNNNNNNNNNNNNNNNNNNNNNNNNNNNNNNNNNNNNNNNNNNNNNNNNNNNNNNNNNNNNNNNNNNNNNNNNNNNNNNNNNNNNNNNNNNNNNNNNNNNNNNNNNNNNNNNNNNNNNNNNNNNNNNNNNNNNNNNNNNNNNNNNNNNNNNNNNNNNNNNNNNNNNNNNNNNNNNNNNNNNNNNNNNNNNNNNNNNNNNNNNNNNNNNNNNNNNNNNNNNNNNNNNNNNNNNNNNNNNNNNNNNNNNNNNNNNNNNNNNNNNNNNNNNNNNNNNNNNNNNNNNNNNNNNNNNNNNNNNNNNNNNNNNNNNNNNNNNNNNNNNNNNNNNNNNNNNNNNNNNNNNNNNNNNNNNNNNNNNNNNNNNNNNNNNNNNNNNNNNNNNNNNNNNNNNNNNNNNNNNNNNNNNNNNNNNNNNNNNNNNNNNNNNNNNNNNNNNNNNNNNNNNNNNNNNNNNNNNNNNNNNNNNNNNNNNNNNNNNNNNNNNNNNNNNNNNNNNNNNNNNNNNNNNNNNNNNNNNNNNNNNNNNNNNNNNNNNNNNNNNNNNNNNNNNNNNNNNNNNNNNNNNNNNNNNNNNNNNNNNNNNNNNNNNNNNNNNNNNNNNNNNNNNNNNNNNNNNNNNNNNNNNNNNNNNNNNNNNNNNNNNNNNNNNNNNNNNNNNNNNNNNNNNNNNNNNNNNNNNNNNNNNNNNNNNNNNNNNNNNNNNNNNNNNNNNNNNNNNNNNNNNNNNNNNNNNNNNNNNNNNNNNNNNNNNNNNNNNNNNNNNNNNNNNNNNNNNNNNNNNNNNNNNNNNNNNNNNNNNNNNNNNNNNNNNNNNNNNNNNNNNNNNNNNNNNNNNNNNNNNNNNNNNNNNNNNNNNNNNNNNNNNNNNNNNNNNNNNNNNNNNNNNNNNNNNNNNNNNNNNNNNNNNNNNNNNNNNNNNNNNNNNNNNNNNNNNNNNNNNNNNNNNNNNNNNNNNNNNNNNNNNNNNNNNNNNNNNNNNNNNNNNNNNNNNNNNNNNNNNNNNNNNNNNNNNNNNNNNNNNNNNNNNNNNNNNNNNNNNNNNNNNNNNNNNNNNNNNNNNNNNNNNNNNNNNNNNNNNNNNNNNNNNNNNNNNNNNNNNNNNNNNNNNNNNNNNNNNNNNNNNNNNNNNNNNNNNNNNNNNNNNNNNNNNNNNNNNNNNNNNNNNNNNNNNNNNNNNNNNNNNNNNNNNNNNNNNNNNNNNNNNNNNNNNNNNNNNNNNNNNNNNNNNNNNNNNNNNNNNNNNNNNNNNNNNNNNNNNNNNNNNNNNNNNNNNNNNNNNNNNNNNNNNNNNNNNNNNNNNNNNNNNNNNNNNNNNNNNNNNNNNNNNNNNNNNNNNNNNNNNNNNNNNNNNNNNNNNNNNNNNNNNNNNNNNNNNNNNNNNNNNNNNNNNNNNNNNNNNNNNNNNNNNNNNNNNNNNNNNNNNNNNNNNNNNNNNNNNNNNNNNNNNNNNNNNNNNNNNNNNNNNNNNNNNNNNNNNNNNNNNNNNNNNNNNNNNNNNNNNNNNNNNNNNNNNNNNNNNNNNNNNNNNNNNNNNNNNNNNNNNNNNNNNNNNNNNNNNNNNNNNNNNNNNNNNNNNNNNNNNNNNNNNNNNNNNNNNNNNNNNNNNNNNNNNNNNNNNNNNNNNNNNNNNNNNNNNNNNNNNNNNNNNNNNNNNNNNNNNNNNNNNNNNNNNNNNNNNNNNNNNNNNNNNNNNNNNNNNNNNNNNNNNNNNNNNNNNNNNNNNNNNNNNNNNNNNNNNNNNNNNNNNNNNNNNNNNNNNNNNNNNNNNNNNNNNNNNNNNNNNNNNNNNNNNNNNNNNNNNNNNNNNNNNNNNNNNNNNNNNNNNNNNNNNNNNNNNNNNNNNNNNNNNNNNNNNNNNNNNNNNNNNNNNNNNNNNNNNNNNNNNNNNNNNNNNNNNNNNNNNNNNNNNNNNNNNNNNNNNNNNNNNNNNNNNNNNNNNNNNNNNNNNNNNNNNNNNNNNNNNNNNNNNNNNNNNNNNNNNNNNNNNNNNNNNNNNNNNN includes these proteins:
- the dnajc11 gene encoding dnaJ homolog subfamily C member 11, which codes for MAAASSGDEAAGPDNEDYYSLLNVRREASQEELKAAYRRLCMLYHPDKHRDPELKRQAEQLFNLLHQAYEVLSDPQTRAIYDIYGKRGLEMEGWEVVERRRTPAEIREEFERLQREREERRLQQRTNPKVSGWTPKQGDRGQELGGGGGSQVLGFKCSLSCVGKHQPII